DNA sequence from the Puntigrus tetrazona isolate hp1 chromosome 2, ASM1883169v1, whole genome shotgun sequence genome:
ctccttaaaacaaatgcaatttgaCTGCTGAtaagagaacattttaaaatctgcagTGTATaactgtgcatatatatataatcttgcAGCAACTTCGACAGTGCACTTCACACAGGCATGGAAGAACAtctcatctttaaaaaaaaaaaaaaaaaaagaatatataaaaaatcatcagatttgatttaattgaGAAAGCACTAATTTTTAAGAACTATTTACACCAcattcagtaatttttttttttacagaatactCAACAGAATAATTAAGTCCTCTATAGTTTTCGTGCAAAATGAAGAactatgacaaaataaaaagaaattgttaATAACATTTGTTGAACAATCAAAATGTTGCCAAGATTAGAAAGAATGCTTAAATAAtccaagcaaaacaaaacacaaaataattatggcttaaaaaaaaaaaaaaaaaaaaaaaacacttgttttacaaatatattctaCAAACACAACATGCTATAAGATCACTTGCATGAACCTAGCATTTGATTTATTCAAAGTGAGCGCTGATATAATCAGAAAGGGGATACTGACTGTTGCAGGAAAGACAAAAATTTGCATAGAATATGCTCTTTTTGGTGcaacttaatgtcaaacatcctCATCTATAAAAGGAATGTCAAGGTCTGAAAACAGTCTCTTGCCCCGATTGCCTGAAGAAACAGAGGCGGTGAGGGATTCTGCAGCGCCTTGGCTCTGGGTGACACACATGGACTGGACTCCTTCTCGGCGGGAGGCGGAGTGGCTTTGGTTCCGTTCCCCAGTAGGCTGTTTGCTCTGCATTTTGGGATAGTGTGTTGGATCAGGTGGTTTAGCAGGTTTTTCCGGCTTAGAGCTGTTCAAGGCAGTGTTTGCTGAAAGAGATGCTTTGGATTAGCCACTGGGGACTAAATATATTAACgcattattgtacatttattataaaagcagCAGTGCAATCGCATGGTTAAAGAAACTGCAGGTTAAATTACTGAAGCTCACCACAAGAGCAGCGAATCCAAGCCCTCTTTAACGCAGAGCATGCAGGGCATCCAagcataatgtaattaaaatatccTGTACCTCAGTACTGACCTTCCGAGTCCAAACTCACACAATGGTCTTCCAGTAGACTATCAGAGCTGACTAATGATTCAGAATCCACGTTCTCAGCATCGGAGCTATCCTGGTCAAACTCAGGCAATCTGTAGGCCAAATTGCTCCTAAATGACAAACAGAAGATGTTGTGAACTGTACAATagagctaataataataattcccaATACCTGCAAAAACCTAATATGTGCCCTCGGACAAAAGATACTGAGGTATGAacataaaatctaaattctcATGTGAAATAACAATACTTCACAACaaattaagcattaaaacaaataacacttttttttattttcccagGAGCAAGAATAATTAGcgaaagaacacattttaatactCATTTCTCAACTCACTTTTCCTTCTTGATGGACCTGATTCTCTCAAGCAGGTCCTTTTCAATCTCAAGGTCGGAAACTTCTTCTTGCCGCTGAGATATCTAATGGAAAATAAGATCATAAAATCATGATAGGTTCGAGACATGAGGTGTTAAGATGTGCCACAAACATTTAAACCATGAAGTAAGACTTCACTACATTATAAATAGTGAGCCGCAGTGTGTCAAAGATTGTTAACATCTATGATGGTATTTATTATTTGGCATTATATAATTTCAATGCtataaaattattctttattgATCTTCAAGCGTGATATCTTATTTACACTACTGGTTGGaaagattttcaaatgtttttgaaaaataagtCTCATATCTACAAAGGATTAATATATTgacttaaatttaaaacagatgttttctgtttgaatatatatttattttttaaataatgtattccAGTGGTGGCAAGGGTGAATCATTAGCAGCTATTCAGTGTCGTATAATCATCCTAAAAGGTTGATTTGATGCtcagaaataatttatttttctatcaAAGCAATTCAATGCCAACTTGAAGATCATATACactcatttcttaaaaaaaaaagggcatttTGCTTCGTAGCATGTCATGGTTTTCTTACCGTGTTCTGCCTTCTAAGTTTGAGCTGTTTAACTGCTTTAGCTTCTGCATTCTCCAACTGCTGAATTTCTTCCATTTTCTGATTATAGCACCTTTTTTGCTCATTAATCAGAATCTCCACACAACTGCACATAAATGATAAGGTAACCATAATGCTCACACGCGAGGCTTTGTAATCAAAGTTACAAAGTGCTAGCCAATTAAGGGGtaataattaacaatttatCTGCTTAcacaatttatgtatttttattctacCTTTTCCTGTTTTACTACCAACCACCAGCACCAGGTTAaatctaattatataataataaagaaaaaaataaaccaaaatgatTCTCACAGAGTGGTCTTGTTTATATCTTTCATACTGAGAAGTGGGTCAGAAGAATCTGGGCAGCGTAGAATGCAGGGCGCAAACACGATAGCCAGAGCGCTAGAGGACATTCGATTGTGATCTTCCTCTTTTGCCactctaaatataaaaagaaagtacAGAAGCGGTGAGGCAATGCACAGGATGTCTCATATTCACCTTAGTCATATGCAATGGTTCCTTACTTCACAAGATGAAAAATAAGCCTCTCGAGAGTAGCGAAGTTTGGGGGAGGTAGTTCGTCCAACTTTCGGTAGATAGCGCGCAACCTCTCAGACGCTTCTGGCAGATCTGGAGaggaaaaaatgtgtaattctTTCTAAAATGTGTGACATGTATGTTTAGCCTTCGGATCCAAAATTTACTGCGAAAAACCTACCCACGGCATACAGGAAGTCATTGTAGAGGCTGTATGTCATAAGTGGGTCGGGTAGCTCCCGTAACCACTGTTTGACCAGACCGGTGATTGTGTGTATAGGGTAATTGTCAAAACTGACAGCCTGCGGATCTGGGGAgattaaaatgaaactttttaatgctaaaagattaaaataaactcCAGTAAACAGTAAAGCACATGACAAAGGTTGCAAAACCCAAAAATAATCATATGCTGAAATTACAGATTATAGAAATTTAGTGTCACTTGCTCCTCAATGAATCATCTGCATTGGGCAATgtgtgccatcagaatgaaagtccaaacaacTGATCAAAACATCACTATAATCTACAGTAGCTCCAGTACATCaatgaatatataatgaaaagCTGTGTGAAAAACTGCAGTGAAAAAGTAGATCCCTTGGTAAACcattttgtatagttttttcaTGTTAACAATActttatatgtgcataattCTCTTCCGATTCAGACAAGATGACCTTTTCACTGAACAAAGCGATATTATGAATATAGGAGttatattttagccagaagcacCAGTCTGaagttaaaatacatttgttttcttcaaaCATGAAGCTTTTCATTTCGTGTTAACTGATTTACTGGATTGGgatatttttattagctgtgtgaactcttattctgatggcacccattcactataaGGGATCCATTCGTGATCCAAGTGATGTAAAGATGCATttctgaactattcctttaaaacgaTTTATTTGAAGTACGTACACTCTAATTTccaataataaatttatattatttatttatatagcaatatTTAATGCAACCACAGACTGCTCAAAGTGCTTCACTATCACTAACACACATGCCTAAATAACATACAAccacagtattaaaaaaagcaatacacaTAGAAACACACAAAGTTATAGACAAGGTAAACAATCATTTGAAATCACACTATCACCTTTCTCTAGTAAGTGATGAAGCTCTTTGGCTCGGCAGGCTGAGCCTGACTTGAGGTAGATGCCCTCCATGTACAGTCCGTTCATTTCCACATGAACCAGCATCTTCTCCATGACGAATGGTACAGAGTCAGCTGTGTGTACCAGGACACCGACAGGTACACCAAAGTGGAGGGTCTGCTCGCCCTCTTTCTAAATAATggaaacatacaaataaattgtAACTATATGATTTCACTTCGGTCGCTATCTACATATGAGAAAAAGGTTgagaaaatgatggcaaaaaTTTCACTGTGTATGTGATGGAGTAATATACTATGAAAAGTAATATGACAGCAGTGCTCACCTTCCTGTTACAGTGACCTGTGCAATGTATTGTTATCTTGCTCAGACACTTCTTATGACATACAATTTTGCAAGCTGCAACAGAAAAAGCAGAATAAAGCACGACTGGATTTTTGTCTATTGAcatagtttaataaaaaaagaaaggtggATACTTACAAGTGCACATGAAGGCCTTTTCCATTCCCCATATGAATGAGTTGCACTGGTCACATGATTGCATAATGGTCACCTGGTATGTGCTAAATAAGTGACCCAGTGGGCTGTCAGCCTTACAGATGAAACAAAAATTTTTTGTAACAGGTGAAATAAATGTTCACAtcatatatcataaatatatgttttcgTGTCACAAACATAACTTACGCATATATCTCTTTTAGATTTTCTTCTATTCCTCTCCTTAACCTGAAAATGAGGGCATTACAAAAGacttttttaaagattctacaaacaaaattgtaacattatttcataatattacagtttcattctctttttgatgaaataaacaTAGCCTTGGTAAGTATTAGAAAAATTGGATTCAATTGtaaattttatttgtgtaaatttAAAGTCTTCTATGGAATTCAGCAGGCCCAGATTCTTCAGAGGACCTGGTGATAACTTGcattctcaaaaatatatttaagcacGGTTCCTGTAGAAATCTTTAACTTGTTAAGTTACCTTACAAGGCTCTGAGTCCATTCGTTTGAGTTCTCCCCTGATAAATCCATCCAGAACTGACTGAAAAAGATTTACCACCAACGGCACCTCAGACGCCTTCTTCAGTCCTGCGAGACTGGATACCTTCGCCTGGTAACCTGACATCAGGGTCTTATAGCCAATATTGGGATTCTTTTGTGCACAGGAAACAGACCATTTCAAGCACTTGCCAAACTACTACACTACAATGAGAGTAAGGTTATAGACGAGCGCAATTAAACTTACTGTTATGGAGTACATGCTTTTGATGGTGTCCCTGAACTGTGTGGTGGCTAAAAAGAAGATTTTCTCCGTTTCTGAGAGTTCCTTTGTGCGGGTGCTTAGATCGTTCATCTGGATTCAACACCacaccaaaaaataaagtacTTAAAAGTGCAAAGTCATGACTGTCAACTAGTTATCAGGATCAGGACTATCAAGAACCCAGGAAACAACTTCTAACAACTAGGGTGTCAAATCCaactttagatttaaaatgaaaatgcctttcaaaaagctgataaaaaaaaaacatcagcacaAACCTGATTACCCAAGAACTCATCCAAATGGCGAAGTTCATTACTGTTAGTGATTTCTCTGTCCAGCGAAGCATTCCATTTCTCCTGGACACGAGTAGCTCGGCTAATTTTAATGGTGGGGTTGCGACGGGGTCCGGGAAAAGTGGCTGAGCTCTTCACATAAGAATAAGAGTGAGAGCCACTGGCTTTTGGCCCAAAAAGAGAggtaaatggggaaaaaagaggTAAGTCATTGTACCTAAAACAACAACTGGTCcactaaacacatttttcttaaccaagattattcattcatttattcattcaaatatttaactaattcatgtataaataaataaaagatcaatTTAATTATGACTGAATTAAGTGAGTCTGGGAGAATAATTCAACCTAGTTCCTCTTTTTCTGCCAATGTCTTTGCCATACATATGTTCCCATCCTGGGGTGTCAGACgcttcttaaaatattttaagaatccCCGCCTACAagatataaacagaaaaaatgtattaaactgaaATGCAAGCAACACTctcatatttattgtaaaacattaaaaacaatgaaaacacattacaaTAGCTCAAACAAAAGCTAAAACAGCAAGGTTCAGCAAGGTCCCATGCTGATGGTAAAGGACTGATCACCTTTCTGGTGTGTTGGATGGTGCAATTACTTCTTCACTTGTCCTCCTGTTTATACTAAAGCATGAATCAGTTTCTATAGGTGACTGGATCTGAAAGACCACACAGCAAATTGAGAGACTCAGTAAAAACGATTATCATGAAATTGCTGAATAAAGAAGTGCTTTACTTATCCAAACCCTGAACACCTGACAATCACTCCAAACAAATTACACATAATGATATATCAATCAATATACGTGACTTTGTTCCCCATAGTCCCGACATGCATTCAGATCAGCAAAACAGCCACAGGAAAAAAGCAAGACAACATTCAAGCGGATGCAAAACAACAGTTTAGCTGACAACCATTTAGCGAAGAATGCTTTCTAACCAGAATTTTCACTGATAATGCAGATTGATTGGATTTATTTCCTCCAATTAGAGCCACCACCAACCTCCCACACTGCATCCCAAGATCCATGTTGACCTTTTTTGCTATGGGTTATGGAAATTTAGCAGTATTTCATATTGTTGTACAAGATGTGTCTTGCTAAACCTGCACAAGGCCTGACAATTATTagtaaattaatgaaaatttcTGTTAAAAAACGCTCTTCAGAGCCTCAGTATCAAATGTGAGGCAAATGTGGGATCATTTTTTGTGGTGACTGAGTGAATAAATAAGAAACTAAAACCTCACAAAACAGATACTGAAGCTGTTAAAGCTTGGAGTCAGTTTTAAGGAAGTGCCACAAAAAGTTTATATGGAATAATTATACCTTTAAGTAAAGGGATagctcaacaacaaaaaaaatcataatgacagaattttcatttttcatcattttaagataaaacagaatgtgttaatgagaaaaatattctagaatatgttattaaaaaccCAAATAGTACTATGAAAGATAATTAAATCACAATACTAATTACTGAAGTCAAACAAGCAACAAAAGCATTCATCAATTTTTTGTATATAGCAACTCAACAACCACATTATTCTTCTTTCATCCATTTactatattcattcattatcaCATCTAGCAGCAGCCTCAGTACGTGTATAGTgccaaatgaaacaaaaaaggtCAGAAACCAGCTTCCAGTCAGAAACATCCAAGAACAGGATCAGCCTGGTTTCCAAAGAGAAGTCTTTGAAACGTTCTACACTGAGCTAATGCTGATTCTATGGTATGTTAGCTGTTGCGTGTAAAAGCAAGGCCCACAGCAGCTCGAATGGTCCCTTTGTAAGTGGTTCAGTCTTTTACCACAGTCTCCAGTTCCACGTGGATACTGGACTGGTTGGGAGCGGAGGGGCTTATGGGAGGAAGGGGAAAACTCCAGTACTCCGTATCACTTAGATCCATATGATCCCACTTCAGCCCGCTGCGGGGACGTGCTAGTCGACGTTTGTGTCTGAAGCGCTTACGGATGTGAACCATATCCTAAGATATGTGAACCGGTTtagatgaggaaaaaaattgtaacCTGTAACTGCTAATCCGGTTATCcataaacactgtaaaataatcaGTACAGAATCTTTGAGATTCTCTCaacatacactaccattcagagGTTTGCGCCTGGTGaaatttttatgtaaactatgtatttttcttttcaggattctttgatggatatgaagttttaaagaacagcagttatttgaaatgaacttttgtaacattataaatgtcttcagtgtctctcttgattgatttaatgggttcttgctaaataaaatgcttaaatttgttcttccaaaaacattttttcagaagCAAAATTGAATGGCAGTGTATAAGTTGGTATACATCTGTTTTTGGGGACAATGATAAATGAAAATCTATTTTTGAAGCCCTCACAGCAGTTTTGATTTAACAAATCGATCACAACTAGTTTTTAAACAGTACCTCATTTCTGGATGATGAGGCTGAGCTGTCTGACTCTGAAGAACTCATTCTGGACACATTATCCAGGGACTGGGAAATGCCACATTTCCTATCAtataataaaacgtaaaaaataaGGAATGATTTGTATAATAGTTTGCCAGGCATTACTGCCTGAAAAATGAGTAATCATTACATGGCTgcttaaattacaaattattacacATGAAACATTGATGATAGTTtcagattaaatatatatttaatggttatacaaaaaaataatcagaacaAAGTATtccaaaaaattacaaactaAGGAAAAGCAGCACAAAATGAGCCCTTACTTATaagtcttcatttaaaaaaaataaccaaaacagaACTCACCGTAAACCTGATTTTCTCTGACTCTGAAGTCGAAGTATCTCAGGCCTGAGGTTCTCTATATGTGCTGCTTCACTGCTCCTCTCCTTCCATTTCTCGGGCTTCTCCTTCAGCCTTGTTGTTCTGTTGTGTCGTTGTAGGTGTATAGCATTTTGAGTTTCATCAGAAGCACTTTGGCTCATGTTCACTGGAAGCGACACAGGCCGAGGAAGGCCTGTAGGAGatggtgttttttctttattaccAATCTTGCCTTTATCACCTTGGACAGCTCGGTCCTCATTGATGCTGAGTTGCTTTTTGATTCTAGCAGGTTGTACTGTGATCGTAGGCTTGGTCTCTGTGTTTGACTGTGGGCTCAGTTcctctgttttcttttgttcaggTGTGCGGGATTTGTCAGGCAGTGGAGGCTGTGGCTTTGTCTGACTTGGCTTCTTTTCCTCAGTCCTGTTCAAATGGCCCAACTCTGCCTGAGGTCTGAAAGAAAGATCGAAATATCTAATATTGTTTTACCTAGAagtaaaaaacacttaaaaagtaACTTACGTCTGTGCTTTGTCTTGATGCTTTAGATATTCAACTTTCTCTCTGGACCTTCGCCATGCAGTCTGGATTATAATAGCGGCTCTCAATCTGTATGTCTGACGCAGATAACGCCATGATCGCTGAGGGATGAGAGAGGAAACATCTGCTCAGGTTTCCCAACCAGGTTCACAAACCGTTTTAGAGGCAAATGACgattcagaattcaaataaatagcaTTACATACTGTAAAATGAGCGTATTTCATTGAAACAttggtttgtttaaaattaagagAAAGGCCTAATGTTAAATTAGTAACTTTTCAAAAGCTTGTGTCTTTTGAGCTTgagagtctttttttaaaatgtctttgaattttaatgaatgtttatcaTATGATTATGTTTATCAAGGACACATATATCACACATACAGCataaatatcacaatataaaaataattattgctgtatttcaaaattttcagcagccatttccCTAGTCTTCACCGTCACATGGTCCTTCTTAAATCATTCTAACACGCAGACAAAGCGCTCAATTTTTATCAAATTGTGTCATCACTGAATAAATTCTTACTCACCCTTACATTTTTGAAggatatgtataatttttattttatatttaaaggttataatattactaaaaactTTTACAACAAGTAAAAGAATCTTGATAGTAgggttttagctgttttttttccacagaccATAAACATAATTAAGACAGATGCACCAAAGATCTGGTTGATTTCCATTATACAAGATTATGTAAAATCCTTAGGCAACCCAACGAATAGTACCTGTATGGTTATAATTCCTTCTCTCTCACGCAAATATTGTTTCCTCATCAAACAGGCACGGAACCATCTCTGCAGGATGATGATACGCCTCATCACTTCTTTATGAAGGGTTTCTTGAAGGATTTGTCTTTCTGACTCTTTCAAGAACACCTGCGCACATAGACTCACAGTCAATTATCAAAATCTGAAAACAAGTACTTTGTAAATGAAgagtgtaaataaaacaaaccttgGTTCGGCCAATCTGAAAACTAGATTTGGGTAAACCCATCTTGGTTAGCAGGTTGGTGATATCCTGTTGAGGTGTTGATATTTCCTTTGGCAGCAGCACTCTGAACTGGTCTGTAAACTCCTGCAGTGACAGtccatttaaatcaaaatatgaaaggAATTTGCATTCATGGTTCTACAAtgaattatttcacaaaaataatccTAAAAGGAGTAGCTCacctttaaaagtaaaatatgctgaacatttactcatttactcACTAAATGGGATATTAATCTATTAAAAccagtcaatcaatcaaattaatctctaaaaaaaaagcaaataactGCTGAGAAGTCTCCATAGGAAGATGAAACTTAGAACATTATATTAGCAGATCACTAAAGCATTTAATAgacattgataaaaaaaaaaaaaaaaaaaaaaaaaaaaaaaatctatatacgCCTTTTACTGGCATACAGTCCACCGCAATTTGTCAATTTGTTAATTTGTCcctatttaatgtttttaaacctctcaatgtttttttaattaaatgacagcacatttatataatgattAAGGGGCATATATAAATTGGTTATTTAAACAGTTacttaaaaattactttaaaactgtattaaattCAGAGCCATAATTAATAACTCTTAATTATAGATATTACCTTGAAGGTGAATTTGGCTCCATACCCAGACCTCCTTATCCGAACCGTTTGTAGCATGCCTGTGTATCTCAGCTGCTGAAGGACTAGAGCATCATCAAAGTGCATTTCCTTCTGTAAACACATTTAccaacacatacaaaaaaaacaatgatccTTGACCCAAtacacaaaatgaatgaatcacaaaTCTTGCAATAGCTCTTCACCATACCTTTCCACCATTTGATCTGATACAGCGAACAAAGAACGGTTCTGCTTTCCTCAGGGTCTCCAACAGCTTGCTTAGAGATGCCTGGACATTTAAAGACATGAAAGCATGTGACTCATTGATTTGTCCATCAGCATCCATTAAACCCTTACAAATCATATCAAAACCTCCCCACAGCTTTGGGGGTCTGAACCTTTTATCTCATTTACAACTACCACAAAAGAGGCTTTCACACAGAGATGGAACAAACCGATCTATGAGCCTTCTGATAAAGCAGCTTATGCTTTACACACtgagataataataatcataataatattgaaCCTGGAACTGAGCGCTGATGCTTGGAGGTTTCTTCTTGGTGTGCAAATGCAGCAGGGACCTGGCTGCCCGGTTGTGCTGCGTCAGGCCCATAATGAACTTCAGAGACTGTGAATCTAGGAGATTCTAcacataaaacaacacaataacaTATTAGTAATATCTCTCGTATTATAAccaagaaaataataacaagcATATTCTGCAGATGTGTGTTATGTGTGCAGATATACccaaaattaattcatttctcATAATTCTGCAATAATTCACATAAggctaaaacattttaaaatatttaccattttagataatacaaatatatgttatataaaaaactgatttggtaccgttttaatatatttgttttgttctgtgatggtaaagcagaatttttaatttttaattaatttttaaaacattcttatGAAATACCTGACATTAGCTAGCTTTGGagacaaatacaaattttttgTCATTCAATGATCTAAACAGCTAACACGTATCATACGTATATGGAAAGTCCTTCAATGTGGTTAAAAATAGCATCCTAGATGGTACATCATAAAGCTGCCTTAGCAAAAACCACAGCAACAAGTTTTGGTTAATGAACTAACCTTAGGAATTAGCTGCTTGTGTCTGTTTGGCCTGTTCTTCCTAGAGAGTAGTAAGATACAATTAGGATGTTGattgaaaatattaagattttgaagaaaaactaaaaagggacataacattcattttgattttgaaattaCACACAAGCACAAGCTGAAACAGAGCAGTGGAGCCGCCACAAACAGATGGTCACAGAACATGTGGCCCACTCACTGAGAGAAGAGACGAGATTTCCTCACAGAAATTGTGGAAAGACGCAACTTTTGAGGAACTTCACCACCAAACTGCTTAAGGGATTGAAGGACTTTGGCATGCAATTCCCTGATTGACCTCAACCCCAAATCAGTAAAGGTTAGAAAAGATATAAATActacaaacacaaataataaacagctCAAATTAGTCAGTCCAATCACCAGAAATTAATCCAATAAAAAATGAACTCAGATTGTTAATTCACACAAAGAAATCATCATTAGAGGTAGAAGAACCCAAGCCTGGTATTAACATCCTTAAGTAATGGTGAACTTACTTCTTATTTTCAAATGATGCAAAAATGTCCTCAAATGCTTCGAGTGGTCCCTCTTCAGACCGATCAAAAGAAAAGTCAATCAAAGACCCCTGGCTGTAGAAAtcgaaatgcatttaaaagcagtTATAGCCATTTGTATAGATCAAACATTTGACATAAATCCACTGCTCCATCAAGAAGCCACACATCTACAGGAACTATTCCAGCCCATTTACCTCTTTAGACTTTCTACAATAGTGCTGGGTCTCCTCATTTCCCCAAGAGAGAGTCTGGAGTAGCGCCTGACCTGATCTGATATGGaaacaaacatgttaaaatCAATGCTAATCCACTTCTGCAAGCTGTAAGTAAAAAGGTTTTAGTAGATCGCATAGATATTACCTGGATGCTTTATCGCCCAGTTTCGCCCAGCCTCATTAAACACAGCCAGTGTACGTATAGTGGCCCTAAGGATGCCCCACCTGAA
Encoded proteins:
- the myo9b gene encoding unconventional myosin-IXb isoform X4, coding for MNDTNGKTTSCQDESVCTLQIYPRLSVKPGQSCNLSVPKAATAATVIKTALSTLGLDASKTYVLVEVQEYGGEEWVLQANDQPVQRVLLWPRKAQDKHPQSDGYFFALQEGSYDGSIQYDVMTSVRQEKVVQGLVNRGFVPQRPQEYNDLCNLPELTEESILGTLRHRFHKQKIYTFASNILIAVNPFKFLPIYNPRYVKMYENHTLGKLEPHVFAIADAAFHTMLNKRVDQCIVISGESGSGKTQSTNFLIHCLTALSQKGYTSGVERTILGAGPVLEAFGNAKTAYNNNSSRFGKFIQVNYLESGVVRGAVVEKYLLEKCRLVSRGKTERNYHVFYYLLIGASDEEKDEFKLLYPDQYHYLKEETPILEDQAEMKHEFRRLHQAMEMVGFLSSTKKQIFSVLSAILYLGNVTYEPKDVGEGLKVGPDHVLSAISDLLKVKVELLVEALTTRKAMTANDTLILPYSLSEAITARDSMAKSLYSALFDWIVLRINHALLNKRDLEESVPCLSIGVLDIFGFEDFKTNSFEQFCINYANEQLQYYCNQHIFTLEQEEYGAEGITWHNIDYPDNIGCISLFSKKPTGLFYLLDEESNFPRATDITLLEKFKQQHQDSPFFVQTPVREPAFVIQHFAGKVKYQIKDFREKNTDHMRPDIIALLRSSECSYLRQLIGANPVAVFRWGILRATIRTLAVFNEAGRNWAIKHPDQVRRYSRLSLGEMRRPSTIVESLKSQGSLIDFSFDRSEEGPLEAFEDIFASFENKKELHAKVLQSLKQFGGEVPQKLRLSTISVRKSRLFSQKNRPNRHKQLIPKNLLDSQSLKFIMGLTQHNRAARSLLHLHTKKKPPSISAQFQASLSKLLETLRKAEPFFVRCIRSNGGKKEMHFDDALVLQQLRYTGMLQTVRIRRSGYGAKFTFKEFTDQFRVLLPKEISTPQQDITNLLTKMGLPKSSFQIGRTKVFLKESERQILQETLHKEVMRRIIILQRWFRACLMRKQYLREREGIITIQRSWRYLRQTYRLRAAIIIQTAWRRSREKVEYLKHQDKAQTPQAELGHLNRTEEKKPSQTKPQPPLPDKSRTPEQKKTEELSPQSNTETKPTITVQPARIKKQLSINEDRAVQGDKGKIGNKEKTPSPTGLPRPVSLPVNMSQSASDETQNAIHLQRHNRTTRLKEKPEKWKERSSEAAHIENLRPEILRLQSQRKSGLRKCGISQSLDNVSRMSSSESDSSASSSRNEDMVHIRKRFRHKRRLARPRSGLKWDHMDLSDTEYWSFPLPPISPSAPNQSSIHVELETVIQSPIETDSCFSINRRTSEEVIAPSNTPERRGFLKYFKKRLTPQDGNICMAKTLAEKEELASGSHSYSYVKSSATFPGPRRNPTIKISRATRVQEKWNASLDREITNSNELRHLDEFLGNQMNDLSTRTKELSETEKIFFLATTQFRDTIKSMYSITNPNIGYKTLMSGYQAKVSSLAGLKKASEVPLVVNLFQSVLDGFIRGELKRMDSEPCKVKERNRRKSKRDICADSPLGHLFSTYQVTIMQSCDQCNSFIWGMEKAFMCTSCKIVCHKKCLSKITIHCTGHCNRKKEGEQTLHFGVPVGVLVHTADSVPFVMEKMLVHVEMNGLYMEGIYLKSGSACRAKELHHLLEKDPQAVSFDNYPIHTITGLVKQWLRELPDPLMTYSLYNDFLYAVDLPEASERLRAIYRKLDELPPPNFATLERLIFHLVKVAKEEDHNRMSSSALAIVFAPCILRCPDSSDPLLSMKDINKTTLCVEILINEQKRCYNQKMEEIQQLENAEAKAVKQLKLRRQNTISQRQEEVSDLEIEKDLLERIRSIKKEKSNLAYRLPEFDQDSSDAENVDSESLVSSDSLLEDHCVSLDSEGQY